The DNA region AACGGCTCCTCGAACTCGACGAGACCGACCGCGCCGCGATCGAAGCCGCGCTCCCCGCCCTCACCAGGTTGCTGCACGAAGAAAAGAAGGAGGAACTGATCCTCGATGAGCGCTGAGCCGCACTCGAGCCTGTTGGACGCCGTCAAGGGACAGCCCAAACAGGTCTGGATCACCGCGTTCGCCGCGGTCATCGCGTTCATGGGCATCGGGCTGGTCGACCCGATCCTGCTGTCGATCGCGGAAGGCCTGAAGGCGACGCCGTCCGAAGTGACGCTGCTGTTCTCCAGCTACCTCGGCGTCCAGGCGGTCGCCATGCTGGTGACCGGCGCGATGAGCGCCCGGTTCGGGGCCAAGCGGACCGTGGTCGTCGGGCTGACGCTGGTCGTCGTCGCCACCGCGCTGTGCGCCGCGTCCGGGTCGATCGAGCAGCTCATCGGGCTGCGCGCGATCTGGGGCCTCGGCAACGCCTTCTTCATCGCGACCGCGCTTTCGGTGATCGTCGGCGCCGCGACCGGCGGCCAGGCAGGCGCGATCCTGCTGTACGAAGCCGCGCTCGGGGTCGGTCTCGCGGTCGGCCCGCTGCTGGGTGCCCTGCTCGGCAGCATCTCGTGGCGCGGCCCGTTCCTCGGCACTTCGCTGCTGATGCTGTGCGGTCTCGTGCTGTGCTCGATCTTCCTGACCGCCGACGCGAAGGAGAAGCGGCCGAAGATCCGCCTGCTCGACCCGTTCCGCGCGCTGAAACACGGCGGGTTGCTGCGCACTTCGATCGGTTCCGCGCTGTACACGGCCGCGTTCTTCGTGGTGCTGGCCTGGTCGCCGTTCGTGCTGGAGTGGAGCGCCGTCGCCGTCGGCCTCATCTTCTGCGGCTGGGGCCTTTCGGTCGCCGTCGCGGGTGTGGTGCTGGCGCCGAAGCTGGCCGCGAAGCTCGGCGAGCGGCACGCGACCGTGGTCGCCGTCTTCGGTTACGCCGTCCTGCTGCTGGTCATGGCGATCCCGAGCAAGCCCGTGCTGGTGGTCGGCATCATCCTGTCCGGTCTGGTGTCCGGCCTGCTCAACACGCTCTTCACCGGTACGGCGATGTCGATCAGCGGCGCACCGCGCCCGGTCGCGAGCGCCGGGTACAACTTCTGCCGCTGGCTCGGCGGCGCGGTCGCCGCGACCGTCGTCGGTCACCTGGCCGAGTGGTTCGGCGCCAAGCAGGCGCCGTTCGTGATCGCCGCGATCCTGTGCGTGCTGGCCGGCGCCCTGCTGACGATCCGCGAGAAGTCCGCCGATCCGCACACGATTCCGGCCGAGGCCGTCCTCGTGGGCGAGGAGATGTAAAGCGGAACAAAGGGTGAACACCGGACCAACGAGGGGTTTCCTCTCGTCGGTCCGGTGCCTTAGCGTCGACCTCCCGAACTGCAGATGCGAGGTCCGCGTGAAATTCCTTCCGTTGCTGGCCGGCCACTCACCAAGCCGGGCGTCAGTGACCTGTACCTACCGCTGTGGCGACGCGTGCTTCCACGACGCGCCGAACACCTCGGACAACCCCACCTTCGCCGACGTGCTCGGCGCGGTGAGCCGCCGTGGCGCGTTGAAGGCGACCGCCGTCGTCGCGCTGGCCGCAGGCACCCCGCTCGCGCTCGCCGCGCCCGCGTCCGCCGCGCCCGAGGGACGGCCGAAACCGCCACCCGGCACGGACTACGAGCGGGTTCAGCCGAACACGCTCGACGCCGTCGTGGTGCCCGAGGGCTACGAGCAGGGCATCGTCATCCGCTGGGGTGACGCGGTGCTGCCCGGCGCGCCGGAATTCGACTTCGACCACCAGACCGCCGAGGCGCAGGCGAAGCAGTTCGGCTACAACTGCGACTTCGCCGCGCTGTTGCCGCTCGACCACTGGGGACTCTCTTCGCTCCTGGTCACCAACCACGAGTACACCTCGGAAGAGTTCATGTTCCGCGGTTACGACAAGGACAACCCGACCGAGGAACAGGTCAAGATCGCGTGGGCGGCCCACGGGCTGACCGTCGTCCAGGTGTCGCGCGGACGCGACACCGGGCACCTGCGGCCGAAGATGTCCCGC from Amycolatopsis sp. EV170708-02-1 includes:
- a CDS encoding MFS transporter, which encodes MSAEPHSSLLDAVKGQPKQVWITAFAAVIAFMGIGLVDPILLSIAEGLKATPSEVTLLFSSYLGVQAVAMLVTGAMSARFGAKRTVVVGLTLVVVATALCAASGSIEQLIGLRAIWGLGNAFFIATALSVIVGAATGGQAGAILLYEAALGVGLAVGPLLGALLGSISWRGPFLGTSLLMLCGLVLCSIFLTADAKEKRPKIRLLDPFRALKHGGLLRTSIGSALYTAAFFVVLAWSPFVLEWSAVAVGLIFCGWGLSVAVAGVVLAPKLAAKLGERHATVVAVFGYAVLLLVMAIPSKPVLVVGIILSGLVSGLLNTLFTGTAMSISGAPRPVASAGYNFCRWLGGAVAATVVGHLAEWFGAKQAPFVIAAILCVLAGALLTIREKSADPHTIPAEAVLVGEEM